In Trichoderma atroviride chromosome 2, complete sequence, one DNA window encodes the following:
- a CDS encoding uncharacterized protein (EggNog:ENOG41~SECRETED:SignalP(1-18)): protein MRCLLFIAALSLFQLGSAVDQKKSAIIWFDNPATPASFMDQVKDSILKAGGKITHTYTIINGFAVIAPANALASVQALGVEHSIRVEEDETVSTLK from the exons ATGAGGTGCCTGTTGTTTATCGCGGCTTTAAGTCTTTTTCAGTTAGGCTCTGCTGTTGATCAGAAGAAGTCAGCCATCATTTGGTTCGATAACCCAGCTACTCCAGCCTCTTTCATGGACCAGGTGAAGGACAGTATCTTGAAAGCTGGAGGTAAAATCACACATACATACACTATCATCAA TGGGTTTGCCGTAATCGCACCAGCGAATGCGCTTGCCTCCGTCCAAGCATTAGGCGTAGAGCACTCGATTcgtgtggaagaagacgagacaGTATCAACTCTTAAATGA